A region of the Melitaea cinxia chromosome 1, ilMelCinx1.1, whole genome shotgun sequence genome:
gcgatacgaagttcgccgggtcagctagttactaaTAATACCGAAACATTTTTCCTAAGTTTTCATGCAACAaactatcaatataaataaattatttttatattttagtaattagtaaaaattatgaTTGTTTCAGATGTAAAAGTGCATCGTGTTGAAAGATCGCCGCATTATGGGGGATACTTCCACGGACCCCCGCCATTTTTCCCTCATCCACTACCATTTATTTACCATACAGACAATTGGAGCGGAGTAGGTCGCGGCAATGATGGTCCTGCTAGAAGTGTTTACAGTGGTGcagctgctgctgctgctgagAATGCGGCTCCAAATTTAAACGGAGCATTTTCAGTAGCTGAAGCTGGAGCAACAAGTTCTGCGGATTGTGATGATAACTCACACTCTGCTGCTGTTAAAGGCACTGGACAATATAGTTCTCAGTCTTCGCAATTTAGTTCCCAACCATCTGGAAGTGGCtcaaatagtcaattaaatctTATAAAATCAACTACTGCTTCTAGTCAGTTCGGCCAAAACAGTGCTTCAAATGGTTTTGGTCAACAATCTAGTAGAGGCTATGATAGCCTAGCACCAGGTTTCAGTTCAGGGCATGGTATACAATCTGGAGGATACGGGGGCTATAAAGGGAGCTTCAAAGAGCCCCATTATTTTGTACACAACAACAGAGGAAATGAATTTGGGTCTCAAGCAAGCAATGGTGAAAATACTCAAGCAAGCTCTAATAATCAAATCAAGAGTTCATCTACTGATAGCAACGGTAACAACGAGGCATTTACTCAAGGATCTGCCCAAAGAGAATTGGGTTTGGTTGAATCTAATCAAGGAACTTTCAGTGGAAGTGGACTTTCAGGTTCTAGTGGATCCAATAAACATCAATTTCAGGGCTCTTCTTCTGAAAGTGCTGGTAATGCTGAAGTTTTTTCACACGGATCTGTTCCACATAGTTCGTCTTTTGGTAGTCATGATAATTTTGGAGCATCATCCCTTGGAGAGATACAAAGTAGCTCAAATAATTTAGAGTCTAACCAAGGCTATAGTGGAGCTGGACAAGACACTTTTAGTGGTTTTGGTAAATATCGAGATCAACATCAACTATCTTCTGGAACTGGTAATTTTGGAACCccttatcaaaaattaacacaaGGTGCATCAAGAACCTTAGAACCTAATCTGGGAAATAGAGATGAACATTCCGGTTATATTGGATTTGGTAGACATCAAGGTCAAGACTCCTCTTATGGCAGTAATGGCAATTTTGGAGCATTTTCTCAAGGCTATGCCCAAAGTAGCTCTAATTCTTTTGGATCTGTAAATAATGGTCATTCTCATTATCCTGGCTTTGAAAGTTCAAAATTACAAGCTGGTGATAGTGAATCTTTAAAATCGAAACAATTAGAATCAGCATCAGGGTCAAAGCAATCTGGTCAATATGAGGCTGGTATAAATGGCTATCAAACAAGTGACAGCAATGCAAATGGTGCTGCTGGATATAGTCAACAACAGTCTACACTTCATGGAGCCCTTGACCTAGCTGCTCAGGGTTTACAAGCTGCTGACAAAGCCAAATGCAGTACTTGTCAGAAGAGTAGCTACGCTCTGAGTAATGCCAAGAGTTACAATGGTGCAGCAATTGCACTCTCTATCGGAGGttaattgaattataatatttttgatgtcTTTGTTATTGTCAGGTCTTCTTGTTAatgaatgtttgttatatttataaaaccttaaaatgctgtttatagtataaaataaacattaatggTAAAGCTATTTCcgatacgttttttttttttaatttattttattagtaggtaccCATTATCTTACtgacaaaaaatatgaaatcctttaaaaaaaaacttagataCGAATTAAATGCTTTGATAAAGGGCTcccaataatagtttttttcatAAAAGAAGGAACTTGAATAAAAAGGGGAAAAATTGGACTGGAAATATCTGGACTCGAACCGGGGTCTAAGAtagggttcgatccctgcacatgacaaacatttgtattgaccatacagatgtttgccgtggtctgggtattttgttcagtccttgtgagtctccccactaTGCATGGGTGAGCAAGTTAACCCgttggtcccagttgttatcataagtacttgatagcgatcgttactcacagtaggaaatatatccgccaacccgcagtggaacagcgttgtggattaagctccaatccttctcctgcatggagaaagaggcccagctgtgggatattacaggctgaatgcaaacGCGCATAAATATCAGTTATCGACCAAAACAGTTTGTGAACTTAAGATCGAATCTGATTATTTCCATGAGTTAGAATTAGACTACACAGTCTGACAGTATCGTATATGTGGTGACAGCATCTATAACATTTGTTTAAGTGGACAAAAATGCAGTTAAAATAATGCCAAAAAacatgctaatattttttaaataaaactcaaaataaaataattttgaatatttattaatcaattattttacgTTCTAATCTACAATGTTTTCGAATAAAGTGTTAATATTTTGGTCTTCGATGACAGCCGATGTACTTGTAGAAGTGAAAGCCTTAGTGTCAAAACTACACCTCTCTTTGGTACCTATAAAGCGCAGTACGTTATCTGGAACTGAGTAAGAATAACAGCATTTCCACGCTATTTTTAAGCAAAATCTGatgtatataattgtgtttgctggcaaacgaaaaaaaccgacttcaattacatcgaaaagtaatacaacgtaggtagacgaaaaaattgtcaatacgCATATCACGcatatacgcattatcaaagattactccaaaagttatgtACGGTACATGTACGATCGAATGgaggaacctcctcctttttgaagtcggttaaaaatggcaTTAAAAGTTTATATCGAGAAACGGTAGCGAAGCTTAATTTTGACAACATTCACCTAGCTGAAAACTCGTTCCATTTCTGCGTTTGAATGTGGTAGTGATAATAAAGATAATGCCAAACGAGATAAACCTACAAAGGGGTTATTGCCAGCTGCACCTTTGTAATCAATTACTTAATTCCAGAAATCTACGGTGGAAGACGTGCAATCCCATTTAATGTGTATGTTCCTCCATTGAGACATGAGCCTATCTATTGTGGCTGCATCCACTTTGAAATCTTGCGAAAATTACGTAATGTTTAAGGACATAGATATATTTGTAAACTCAAAGTCTCAGCAAAAGAATAgtttaatcaaattttttaaaaaagtaaattaggaTTCTCGTAAGCAatcattataaacaaaataaaagtaatggtACATACAAGTTATATGTCTGCATGTGTACGTTGTTGTGTTTGTTACATAactactataaaattttattatctatacaaatacataaaattggagtgtctgtttgtaattaaatataaaaattatgatacAATAGCTATTTTTATACGTTTGGACTCACTGTACTTTTTCTACGCCTTGTTGTTAGTCTGTGATGTTTAATGTGATGGGTCACGTATCTTTTGTTACTATcctattaactttaattttgttttattttgtttttcaagtcATTTTAATATCGGCTTTAAATATTGCCCTTTTGTAACAGTACTACGATGTATAGATAGGGAAACCTATTATTGGCCTtactattgttaatattatgttaaattttatatacctttATACGAATTGTAACCCTGttggttttcaaataaaaaataacaaaaatatgtcaATTCTAGCATAAAATATGCTGAGTTGAAAACACTACCGCCAATACAGACTCTTTCATTATTCAGATACTAAGGGGCGTTGAATGTAAGACTTAAAATATCGAATATAtttcttacttataaaaaaatgagactataaagtaaaaaaaacacaataagttaaagtgaaaaaaatcagattttttgaatgatttcaatttatttgttgAATGTCAGTTTATTTTTACCCTCGACTTGTAAAGGGGCTACAATTACCCTTATCTACCCTCGGTTAAATATAGTTTTCAATTTTTAGTATATCGTCATACGTTCGTATAGCAATATAAAAACGCTTAAGAAATTACGAATTTGTTTCTTACGTCAAAACAAGCGCTCGAATATTTATACAACAtctatccaaataaataaaattggagtgtctgtttgtattattaaaataaccgctttttactaaatgcatatggatatacgttacatataccaaaataacatttttgtacattttttgtctgtctgtctgtctgtttgttccggctaatctctgaaaagacttgaccgattttgacggtactttcaatggcagatagctaatgtaataaggagtaactcaggcaacttttattttagaaatctatttattttataactcttcgaactgaacaataacttttttgttaaattccacgcggacgaagtcgcgggcaccgcttgtattattatatgtatgtttatatacaaactatgaatattttacgcgtatttaaattaattattatagtaagtaaataattacatgtcatatttttaaatgtcaacaATAACTAGCCGCATGGGAAATTACCTAGTACCGATTAAATATAAACCGATTACGTAATCAAATGCGTGGAAACCGACCGAAAACACCTAAAATCAATTCTCACATTGTCATCACTCAAATGGACACGAATCATTATCACACGTCTGTAATGTTACCAATTACTTAAAATTTCGTCTAtgttatatattgatataaaatgtaaagaatCTTTTAATCTAATAGTTAAAATGCTGCGGATCGGAGTCGTTTTGTTTACGATCGGATTTTTTGCTCAAAGTTGGGCGCTTAGTTTAGAACGTAAGTATTTTCCAAGCTTTTCTAACTAAACAGATAAAATTTGGAGTTAAAATAGGTATAAGAAGAAAAATTAAC
Encoded here:
- the LOC123653650 gene encoding spidroin-1-like, producing the protein MAQVNLTFVFVLVVFLVVAEAGTRIRRSPQFGHFSNRATAFGGNWFHPKPGVAGSGYGPPGFGNPGFGNPGFGNPGFWNHTFVCNGTQIHPWPQFDQLIDNATAFGGNWFYPKPGFGGSGYGNFGFGSPGFWNHSFACNATRTRRSPQFSQASASAAAFGGSRFPPRPGFGGPGFGRPGFGGPGFGGPGFGGPGFGGRGPGFGGRGFGNGGFGGPGGFGRPGFGGPGFGRPGFGGPGFGSNRPGLSINVAKSVSISAGRGGNSLANANAASRDVKVHRVERSPHYGGYFHGPPPFFPHPLPFIYHTDNWSGVGRGNDGPARSVYSGAAAAAAENAAPNLNGAFSVAEAGATSSADCDDNSHSAAVKGTGQYSSQSSQFSSQPSGSGSNSQLNLIKSTTASSQFGQNSASNGFGQQSSRGYDSLAPGFSSGHGIQSGGYGGYKGSFKEPHYFVHNNRGNEFGSQASNGENTQASSNNQIKSSSTDSNGNNEAFTQGSAQRELGLVESNQGTFSGSGLSGSSGSNKHQFQGSSSESAGNAEVFSHGSVPHSSSFGSHDNFGASSLGEIQSSSNNLESNQGYSGAGQDTFSGFGKYRDQHQLSSGTGNFGTPYQKLTQGASRTLEPNLGNRDEHSGYIGFGRHQGQDSSYGSNGNFGAFSQGYAQSSSNSFGSVNNGHSHYPGFESSKLQAGDSESLKSKQLESASGSKQSGQYEAGINGYQTSDSNANGAAGYSQQQSTLHGALDLAAQGLQAADKAKCSTCQKSSYALSNAKSYNGAAIALSIGG